The sequence below is a genomic window from Actinokineospora baliensis.
GCGGGCGGGCAGACAGGTCGCCAGCCCCGGGGTGATCTCGCTGCGCCTGCCGTTCCGCCAGCCGCTGTGCCCGGACAACCTGTTCGGCTACCTGGCCGCCACCGCCATCCCCGGTGTCGAGGAGCTGCGCGACGGCGCCTACCGGCGCACCCTGCGGCTGCCGCACGGCACCGGGATCGCCACCCTGCGCCCGACCACCGACCACATCGCCTGCCAGCTCGCGCTGACCGACCTGCGGGACCTGGCGCGCGCGATCAGCCGCTGCCGCAGGCTGCTCGACCTCGACGCCGACCCGATCGCGGTGGACGACCTGCTCGCCGCCGACCCGGTGCTGGCCCCCTCGGTCCGCCGCGACCCCGGCCGCCGGGTGCCGCGCACCGTCGACGGTGCGGAGCTGGCCGTGCGCGCCGTGCTGGGGCAGCAGGTGTCCTTAGCCGCGGCGAAGGCACACCTGGTCCGCCTGGTTCAGGACAACGGCGACCCGGTGCTCGACCCGGCCGGTGGGCTGACCCACCTGTTCCCGACGCCCGCCGCGCTGGCCGAGCTCGACCCGGACCGCTACGCACTGCCCCGCGCCAGGCGCGACACCATCGTCGCCCTGGTGACCGCGCTCGCCAACGGCGCGCTCGACCTGGGGGTGGGTGCCGATCGGGAACGGGCTCGGGCGCGGTTGGGCACCATGCCCGGGTTCGGTTCCTGGACGGTGGAAACGATCGCGATGCGCGCGCTCGGCGACCCGGACGCGTTCCTGCCCGGCGACCTGACCGTGCGCGCGGCCGCCCGCACCCTCGGCCTGCCGCACACCCCGACCGCCCTCACCGCGCACGCCGCCGCCTGGCGGCCGTGGCGCGCCTACGCCGTGCAGTACCTCTGGGCCATCGGCGACCACCGCCCCTGACCCTCCCCAGTGGACACCCGAGCTCGTGCCGGAGCCCGGATCCGACCAAGCAGTCCACACTAGACTCATGACAACGAGGAACCCCTGCCCGCGTTTCGCCGCGGACAGGGGTTCCGGCAAAGCCTAGTTACCCAGCAGCGAGATGTCGTGCTTGCCCTGGTGGTAGTCGCGGACCGCGTCGACGAGTTCCTCGACCGACAAGGTGCCGCTGTGGTTGGTGTCGAGCTGCTGGAAGGACTGCTCGGCCTGGCGCTCGTCGACGCCGGCGGCGCGCATCCAGCGCTTGAACTCCGCGGAGCTGACCTCGCCGTCGCCGTCGGTGTCGGCGATGTCGACGATGGCCTCGATCGAGGGGCGCAGGTTGCGGTCGAAGCCCGCGTCGCCAGCCTGGACGATCTCGCGCTCGGTGATCTGGATGAACTGCTCGAGGGTGACCTGGCCCTGCGGACCGGACCCGGCCTTGTCGGCCAGGGTCTCCCACATGGTCGAGTACGCCGAGAGCAGCGCCCGGCCCTTCGGCGAGTTCTCCTGCTCGCCGAAGCCCTGCAGGATCCGGCGCGCCTCGCTCTCGTAGTCGGACCGGTCGATCGTCCCGTCCCCGTTGTTGTCCCAGAGCTCGAAACGACGCTTCAGCCTGCTGTCCTGGACGCTAGCGGTCACGACCTTGCTCCTTCGTGTGCCTGGGCCTTCTCTGCGCGGGGCACCGGCCACAGTGGATTTCCGGCCCCGCGAAAGCGACACTAGCAACGCTGGAACGACCCGGTCGGCTTCAAGCGTCCCCAAATCGGGGGTATTCGGCATCCTCCGATCGGGACACCGGTAGTCACGCGGTGGCCGGCTGCCGGTCCATCGCCGCGACGATGCCGTCCCACAACCGGATCCGCGCGCGCAGCACACCCACCACCGTGGTCACGCATTCGGCCCACTTCGCCTCGTCCGGTCCACAGAGGTCGGCCACCAGCTGCATCGCCATCGGCAGGTGGTGCTCGGCGTCGACCTCCAGGTGCCTGCGCAGGTAGGCGCGCAGCAGCGACAGCGGTTCGTGGTCGCGCGGGACCCTGGTGAACATCCCCGGCAGCAGGTCGTCGCGGCCGAAGGCGAACGCGGCCGCCTGGCAGTGCACCGGGGCCCGGCTGACCAGTTCCCAAGTGGACCGGACGTAGTCGGCCGACGGTGCGGGGACGACGGCGTCGGTGAGCGCGTCCGGTACCGAGGAACCCGCGCGCAGCAGGTCGAGGAAGGTGTCGATGGCGAGCGTGTCCGCCCCCGCTTCGGTCATCGCGTGCCGGTACAGCTCGTAGTGGCTGACGAACCCCTCGCCGAACGCGTCGCTCTCCTCCAGCAGCACGATGTCGTTGACCAGCCTGCGGGAGATCGGCGCCCCGGTCGGCACCCAGGGCACGCGCACGCAGGTCAGCTCGTTCTGCAGGCTCTTGAGCAGGGACATGTGGTCCCACACGGCGAACACGTGGTGCGACATGAACACCGCGACCTCGGCCGGGGTGCTGATCCGCCGGTAGATCGGGTGCGCGCTCGCCAGCGCGAGCACGGGTTCGGCGCCCGCCACGACGCAGTCGATGCCGGGGTGTGACCGCACCCAGTCGTAGCGGGTCATCTCCACCTTGCCCTTCGCCGTCCACCATGACCTAGCGGACGCTAAGGACACCGGCGGTCACGCGCCACTTATCAATGAGGTGAAAACCCGTACCCGAATCGGCGACTGCGGGTGGGTGGGGAAATGACCAGCATGGGCAGCACGCACCCGATCACCCAGGAAGGACCCCGCGATGCGGTTCGCCCGCTCGGTCTCGACCACCCTGTCCTGCGCGGCGCTGACCACCCTCGCGCTCGCACCGACCGCGGCGGCCGACGAGCCACCGCCCCAGCCGGACCAGGTCGTGGTGTTCCAGTTCGAGTTCAAGCCGGTCACCGTCTACCGCGCGCCGAGCGGGTGCTACACGCTGCCGCTGGCCTCGCACGTGCTGATCAACCAGACCGACCGGGTGGTAACCATCTACCACGACCCGCTGTGCGTCTTCCCGATCTTCCCGGTGCACCAGCTCGCCCCCGGCAACGGCACGCACGTCAGCCCGGTGGGCAGCTTCCGCGTCTAACACCGGCCCCACCGGAGGAAGGAACAGCGATCCCGTGTCTGCGGACCTCGTGGTGGTCGGGCTCGGCTACGTCGGACTGCCGCTGGCCAGGCGCGCCGCGGCCGCGGGACTGGCCGTGGTCGGCATCGATACCGACGCCGAGGTGGTCGCGGGCCTGACCGCGGGGCGCTCGCACGTGCAGGACACCAGCCCGGCGGCGATCACCGGGATGCTCGCCGCCGGGTTCACCGCGACGACCGACTTCGCCGCTGTGTCCACTGCGGACACCGTGGTGATCTGCGTGCCGACCGGGTTGGTCGACGGCGAACCGGACCTGCGCGCGGTCATGGCGGCGGGCAGCGCGGTCGGGGCGCGGCTGCGGCCGGGGAGCCTGGTGGTGCTGGAATCCACGAGCTACCCCGGCACGACGGAAGAGGTCCTACTGCCGCTGCTGGAATCCGGCGGCTTGGTGGCCGGGGTGGACTTCAACCTGGGCTACTCCCCGGAGCGGATCGACCCGGGCAACGGCGAGTACGCGCTGGAGAACACGCCCAAGGTGGTCGCGGGGCTGACCCCGGTGTGCGCCAAGCGGTGCGCGGCGTTCTACGAGGTGCTGGTCGACTCGGTGGTGGTCGCGGCGGGGCTGCGCGAGGCGGAAACGGCGAAGCTGCTGGAGAACAGCTACCGCCTGGTCAACATCGCCCTGGTCAACGAGCTCGCGGTGTTCTGCGACCGGCTCGGCATCGACGTGTGGGACGTGCTGCGCTGCTCGGCCACCAAACCCTTCGGCTTCCAGCCCTTCTCCCCCGGTCCCGGTGTCGGCGGCCACTGCATCCCGGTCGACCCCAGGTACCTGGCCAACCGGGCGCGCGCCGAGGGCCTGCCGTGCTCGATGGTCACCACCGCGCACGAGGTCAACACCGGCATGCCCGGTTACGTCGTGCGCCGCGCCCGCGACATCCTCACCCGCGACGGCGGCCGCGTCTTCGGCGCCCGCGTCCTACTCCTCGGCGTGACCTACAAAGCCGATGTCGCCGACCTGCGCCAGTCCCCCGCCACCGGCGTCGTCCGCCAACTCCGCGCCCTCGGCGCCCACGTGACCTACCACGACCCCCACAGCCCCGCCTTCACCGTCGACGGCAACCCGGTCCCCAGATCATCCACTGTGGACACCTCGGTCGACCTCGTCATCCTCCTGCAGGCCCACCGCGACTACGACCTGGCCCAGGTGGCCCGTACCGCCAAAGCGGTCCTCGACACCCGCGGCACCATGGACGGCGACAACGTCGAACGGCTGTGACCCTCACGGCTTGCGCAACGCGGCGAGCAGGGTGCGGCCGAGGACGGCCGGGGTGAGCATGTCGACCGGGCGGATGCGCATGTTGATGACCTCGGCGAACCGCTGGGCCACCAGGGGGTCGGTCATGGCGGCGTGGTCGATGGCGGTGGAGATGGCCCGCTGGAAGGGGAAGCTGAGCGGGCGGGCGGCGGTGACGTGCGGCAGGCGCAGGTCTTCGGTGGTGCTGGTCTGCCACGCGGCGTCGACGACCACCTTGAGGCGGCGGAAGTACGCCGCGGTGGGTTCGCCGGTGCCGAGCCAGGCCGCCAGGGCCGAGGCGTGCAGTGCGGCGGACGGGACGCCCTGGCCGTAGATCGGGTTGAAGGAGGCCACGGCGTCGCCGACCGGGACCAGGCCCTCGGGGAAGTCGGCGACCAGGTGGAAGTCGCGGCGGAGGCTGTGCGGGAACCGGTGGGTGCGCACCGGGCCGACCGGCTCGCAGGTGCGGGCCAGGGTGGCGAAGGCGTCGGCGGGTTCGAGCAGGCAGCGGGCGGTGAACTCGTCGGGGTCGCGGGTGGGGCGGTCGTCGGCGTAGCCGGAGATGGTGCACATCCAGCGGTCCGGGCCCAGCGGGGCGACGCAGCTGACACCGGGTCGGGCGGAGGCGGGCGAGCGCAGCGAGTGCACCGCGAGCAGGTCGTCCAAGCGCTGGTCGGGGGTGCGGCGGTAGAGCGCGGTGGCGTAGCCCAGGTCCAGCTCGATCCGGGTGCGCGGCGGGCCGGGGTA
It includes:
- a CDS encoding EF-hand domain-containing protein, with protein sequence MTASVQDSRLKRRFELWDNNGDGTIDRSDYESEARRILQGFGEQENSPKGRALLSAYSTMWETLADKAGSGPQGQVTLEQFIQITEREIVQAGDAGFDRNLRPSIEAIVDIADTDGDGEVSSAEFKRWMRAAGVDERQAEQSFQQLDTNHSGTLSVEELVDAVRDYHQGKHDISLLGN
- a CDS encoding DUF3050 domain-containing protein, coding for MTRYDWVRSHPGIDCVVAGAEPVLALASAHPIYRRISTPAEVAVFMSHHVFAVWDHMSLLKSLQNELTCVRVPWVPTGAPISRRLVNDIVLLEESDAFGEGFVSHYELYRHAMTEAGADTLAIDTFLDLLRAGSSVPDALTDAVVPAPSADYVRSTWELVSRAPVHCQAAAFAFGRDDLLPGMFTRVPRDHEPLSLLRAYLRRHLEVDAEHHLPMAMQLVADLCGPDEAKWAECVTTVVGVLRARIRLWDGIVAAMDRQPATA
- a CDS encoding nucleotide sugar dehydrogenase; this encodes MSADLVVVGLGYVGLPLARRAAAAGLAVVGIDTDAEVVAGLTAGRSHVQDTSPAAITGMLAAGFTATTDFAAVSTADTVVICVPTGLVDGEPDLRAVMAAGSAVGARLRPGSLVVLESTSYPGTTEEVLLPLLESGGLVAGVDFNLGYSPERIDPGNGEYALENTPKVVAGLTPVCAKRCAAFYEVLVDSVVVAAGLREAETAKLLENSYRLVNIALVNELAVFCDRLGIDVWDVLRCSATKPFGFQPFSPGPGVGGHCIPVDPRYLANRARAEGLPCSMVTTAHEVNTGMPGYVVRRARDILTRDGGRVFGARVLLLGVTYKADVADLRQSPATGVVRQLRALGAHVTYHDPHSPAFTVDGNPVPRSSTVDTSVDLVILLQAHRDYDLAQVARTAKAVLDTRGTMDGDNVERL
- a CDS encoding AlkA N-terminal domain-containing protein gives rise to the protein MHEDFDRCVRAVRSRDARFDGWFYTAVRTTRIYCRPSCPGMPPKAENMTFFPSAAAAQQAGYRACKRCRPDASPGSPQWNERADLAARAMRLIADGVVDRAGVPGLAARLGYSVRQVERQLLAEFGAGPLALARAQRAQTARLLIETTALPMSEVAAAAGFGSIRTFNDTVREVFALPPTELRLRAGRQVASPGVISLRLPFRQPLCPDNLFGYLAATAIPGVEELRDGAYRRTLRLPHGTGIATLRPTTDHIACQLALTDLRDLARAISRCRRLLDLDADPIAVDDLLAADPVLAPSVRRDPGRRVPRTVDGAELAVRAVLGQQVSLAAAKAHLVRLVQDNGDPVLDPAGGLTHLFPTPAALAELDPDRYALPRARRDTIVALVTALANGALDLGVGADRERARARLGTMPGFGSWTVETIAMRALGDPDAFLPGDLTVRAAARTLGLPHTPTALTAHAAAWRPWRAYAVQYLWAIGDHRP